The Corvus hawaiiensis isolate bCorHaw1 chromosome 2, bCorHaw1.pri.cur, whole genome shotgun sequence genome includes a window with the following:
- the LOC125322213 gene encoding uncharacterized protein LOC125322213, whose product MRRSVFLPFIQDDSQVRLRSMFVFQEMMPLLTAKGKKALKSHVRQSLLPLSFHCHDEDWHVANASRETLRCAASFLKRRDLERMLDVDQTWRFGEGLLAEDRSRAAEHSRRALPYLRSPQESLRQAAIRFIGIAGRHLRGQQEELQLICEALEDASRDISPAVSSLARQTAYVLRALERAPRSIFQVLRDGLRRACRTRPRLSGRG is encoded by the exons ATGCGGAGGtctgtctttcttcctttcatacaGGATGATAGCCAGGTGCGGCTGCGCTCCATGTTCGTCTTCCAAGAGATGATGCCTTTATTAAcggcaaagggaaaaaaggcccTGAAGTCACACGTGCGCCAGAGCCTGCTCCCACTCTCCTTCCACTGCCATGACGAGGACTGGCACGTGGCCAAT gcctccCGGGAAACGCTGCGTTGTGCGGCCAGCTTCCTGAAAAGGAGAGATCTCGAACGCATGCTGGACGTGGATCAGACATGGAGGTTCGGCGAGGGCCTG ctggcagaggacaggagccgAGCGGCCGAGCACTCGCGGCGGGCCCTGCCGTACCTGCGGAGCCCACAGGAGTCCCTGCGACAGGCGGCCATCAGGTTCATTG GCATCGCCGGGCGGCACCTGAGGGGccagcaggaagagctccagCTCATCTGCGAGG CCCTTGAAGACGCGTCCCGTGACATCAGCCCTGCCGTTTCCAGCCTGGCGCGTCAAACAGCCTACGTCCTGCGGGCCCTGGAGAGAGCTCCGCGCTCCATCTTCCAGGTGCTGCGAGATGGACTCCGCAGGGCATGCAGGACACGGCCTCGTCTGTCGGGCCGTGGctag